In Onychostoma macrolepis isolate SWU-2019 chromosome 14, ASM1243209v1, whole genome shotgun sequence, a single window of DNA contains:
- the ehd1a gene encoding EH domain-containing protein 1a, with product MFSWSKREGKKDPELFQNVSEGLKRLYRTKLFPLEDTYHFHDFHSPALEDADFDNKPMVLLVGQYSTGKTTFIRHLMEQDFPGMRIGPEPTTDSFIAVMYGEQEGVIPGNALVVDPKKPFRKLNAFGNAFLNRFMCAQLNNPVLESISIIDTPGILSGEKQRISRGYDFAAVLEWFAERVDRIILLFDAHKLDISDEFSEVIKALKNHEDKMRVVLNKADQISTQQLMRVYGALMWSLGKIINTPEVVRVYIGSFWAQPLLIADNRKLFEAEEQDLFHDIQSLPRNAALRKLNDLIKRARLAKVHAYIISALKKEMPSVFGKDSKKKELINNLGAIYEKIQKEHNISPGDFPNLKKMQELLAVQDFTRFPVFKPKLLELVEDMLGSDIAKLMTLVRKEEAAMPSQSVKGGAFEGTMNGPFGHGYGEGAGEGIDELEWIVGRDKPSYDEIFYTLSPINGKISGATAKKEMVKSKLPNTVLGKVWNLADVDKDGYLDDEEFALANHLIKVKLEGHELPAKLPVHLVPPSKRQEQN from the exons AAAGACCCAGAACTTTTCCAAAACGTGTCGGAGGGACTGAAGCGCCTCTACCGCACCAAACTCTTCCCTTTGGAGGACACCTATCATTTCCACGACTTCCATTCACCGGCTTTAGAAGATGCTGACTTTGACAACAAGCCCATGGTGCTGCTGGTGGGACAGTACTCGACCGGGAAGACCACCTTCATTAGGCATTTGATGGAGCAGGATTTCCCCGGGATGAGGATAGGCCCCGAGCCGACGACGGATTCCTTCATAGCGGTGATGTACGGCGAACAGGAAGGCGTGATACCTGGCAACGCGCTGGTTGTGGATCCAAAAAAGCCTTTCCGAAAACTCAACGCCTTTGGAAACGCTTTCCTCAATAG GTTTATGTGTGCTCAGTTAAACAACCCCGTCTTGGAGAGCATCAGTATCATCGATACTCCAGGCATCCTGTCAGGGGAAAAACAAAGGATCAGCAGAG GCTATGACTTTGCAGCAGTTCTTGAGTGGTTTGCAGAACGAGTGGACAGAATCATCTTGCTCTTCGACGCCCACAAGCTGGACATTTCTGATGAGTTCTCAGAGGTGATCAAGGCCCTGAAAAACCATGAGGACAAGATGCGTGTGGTTCTGAACAAAGCTGACCAGATCAGCACCCAGCAGCTGATGAGGGTGTATGGTGCCCTCATGTGGTCACTGGGGAAGATCATCAACACCCCTGAGGTGGTCCGAGTGTATATCGGCTCATTTTGGGCTCAGCCACTTCTGATCGCAGATAACAGGAAGCTGTTTGAAGCAGAGGAGCAGGACCTCTTCCACGATATTCAAAGTCTTCCCCGGAATGCGGCTCTGCGGAAACTCAACGATCTGATCAAAAGAGCACGTCTCGCTAAG GTACATGCTTACATTATCAGTGCTCTGAAGAAAGAGATGCCAAGTGTATTTGGCAAAGACTCAAAGAAGAAAGAGCTTATTAACAACTTGGGCGCTATATATGAAAAGATTCAGAAAGAGCACAACATTTCACCAGGAGACTTTCCTAATTTAAAGAAAATGCAG GAGTTGCTAGCTGTTCAGGACTTCACCAGATTTCCCGTCTTTAAACCAAAATTGCTGGAGTTAGTGGAAGACATGCTAGGTAGCGACATCGCTAAGCTCATGACGCTGGTCCGTAAAGAAGAGGCCGCCATGCCCAGCCAGTCAGTGAAGGGTGGTGCgtttgagggaaccatgaacgGGCCATTTGGTCACGGATATGGAGAAGGCGCAGGTGAAGGCATTGATGAGCTGGAATGGATTGTGGGCCGTGATAAGCCATCCTATGATGAAATATTCTACACGCTCTCGCCAATTAATGGGAAGATATCTGGTGCCACGGCTAAGAAGGAGATGGTGAAGTCCAAGCTGCCAAACACAGTGCTTGGAAAGGTTTGGAATCTGGCAGATGTTGACAAAGACGGCTATCTGGATGATGAAGAGTTTGCACTTGCGAATCACCTGATCAAGGTAAAGCTCGAGGGGCACGAGCTTCCGGCCAAACTGCCTGTTCACCTTGTGCCACCTTCCAAACGGCAGGAGCAGAATTGA